From Campylobacter anatolicus, one genomic window encodes:
- a CDS encoding ABC transporter ATP-binding protein, whose protein sequence is MSEILSVKNLIITDKISQKILINNISFALKECSTLGIVGESGSGKTMICKAIMGLCEENLNISGKIEFNGENLLSLNQITLNKIRGKKISLITQNALTALDPLYTIKDQFYESLNLKDKKVALELTLFWLDKMGLNATKTAAAYPHELSGGQLQRAIIALALAQDPDIIIADEPTSALDTINAKEILNIFKFIKNECKKSLIFVSHDLGAVAFLSDEILLMQHSNLVEFGTKDKFFSSPKSQSAKNLINTHKELFSRFNQCFA, encoded by the coding sequence ATGAGCGAAATTTTAAGCGTCAAAAATTTAATCATCACTGACAAGATCAGTCAAAAAATACTCATAAATAATATCTCATTTGCTCTCAAAGAGTGCTCTACTCTTGGAATTGTAGGTGAAAGCGGAAGCGGTAAGACGATGATATGCAAGGCTATAATGGGGCTTTGTGAAGAAAATTTAAATATAAGCGGTAAGATAGAATTTAATGGAGAGAATTTATTAAGCTTAAATCAAATCACTTTAAATAAAATTCGTGGCAAAAAGATCTCACTCATCACACAAAACGCACTTACCGCACTCGATCCGCTATATACAATAAAAGATCAATTCTACGAAAGTTTAAATTTAAAAGACAAAAAAGTCGCCTTAGAGCTTACTTTATTTTGGCTTGATAAAATGGGATTAAACGCCACTAAAACCGCAGCTGCCTACCCACACGAGCTTAGTGGCGGACAACTGCAACGTGCCATCATCGCACTAGCTCTCGCTCAAGATCCAGATATCATCATCGCCGATGAGCCGACATCAGCTCTTGATACGATAAATGCAAAAGAGATCTTAAATATCTTTAAATTTATCAAAAATGAGTGCAAAAAATCACTCATTTTCGTTTCACATGATCTTGGAGCAGTCGCGTTTTTAAGTGATGAAATTTTACTTATGCAGCACTCAAATTTAGTAGAGTTTGGCACAAAAGATAAGTTTTTCTCATCACCGAAAAGTCAAAGTGCTAAAAATCTTATAAACACACACAAAGAGCTTTTTTCAAGGTTTAACCAATGCTTTGCGTAA
- the nikA gene encoding nickel ABC transporter substrate-binding protein translates to MMLFKFKSMILVLVAFSFIFFGCSETTSKKQIKTELVYASTKDIRNINPHLYSGEMAAQNMVFEPLILDTKDGIKPNLAQRWEIIDGDKSYIFHLRKDIKFSDGSEFDANVVKQNIDAVLANRTRHAWLELINEIQSTEVVDKFTFKLNLKNPYYPTLTELAMTRPFRFLSPNCFENGSTKDGVKCLVGTGAWVLSKYDKNAFALFERNENYWGEKPKLKSVKWRVIPDHQTMLLALQKGEIDLIFGADGDMINLDAFKAVQNSDKLATLLSEPIASRAILLNSKQPITMDIKVREALVYAVNKQDIVSGILNGTEKVADTLFAKTTPYANIELVAKKFDPTKAAQILDEAGYKKGDDGYRYKDNVKLSLRLYFNINNAQEKVISEYIQSNFKDIGIELKIYGEEKQAFLNRQKNGDFDLQYSLSWGIPYDPQSYISSWRTPTHGDYQAQLGLEKKEWLDTKIKQILIEPDELKRTQMYKEIFTYIHESNIYIPLSYSRTKAVFVPNLKGVGFNISQYEIPFEKMHFE, encoded by the coding sequence ATGATGCTGTTTAAATTTAAAAGTATGATTTTAGTGCTTGTTGCATTTAGCTTTATATTTTTTGGTTGTAGCGAAACGACAAGCAAAAAACAAATCAAAACTGAGCTTGTATATGCCAGCACAAAAGATATAAGAAATATAAACCCACACCTTTATAGCGGTGAAATGGCAGCTCAAAATATGGTATTTGAGCCACTCATTTTAGATACTAAAGATGGTATAAAGCCAAATTTAGCTCAAAGATGGGAGATAATAGACGGTGACAAAAGCTATATTTTTCATCTTAGAAAAGACATTAAATTTAGCGATGGAAGCGAATTTGATGCAAATGTAGTCAAACAAAATATCGATGCAGTTTTGGCAAACCGTACACGACACGCTTGGCTTGAGCTAATAAATGAGATACAAAGTACAGAAGTAGTCGATAAATTTACATTTAAACTAAATTTGAAAAATCCTTACTATCCAACGCTAACCGAACTTGCAATGACTCGTCCATTTCGTTTTCTATCACCAAATTGTTTTGAAAATGGTAGCACAAAAGATGGCGTTAAATGTCTCGTCGGCACTGGTGCTTGGGTACTTAGCAAATACGATAAGAATGCATTTGCACTATTTGAACGCAATGAAAACTACTGGGGTGAAAAACCGAAGCTAAAAAGCGTAAAATGGCGTGTTATACCAGATCATCAGACTATGCTTTTAGCACTACAAAAGGGTGAAATCGATCTAATATTTGGTGCAGACGGTGATATGATAAATTTAGATGCATTTAAAGCTGTACAAAATAGTGATAAACTAGCTACACTTCTAAGCGAACCGATCGCATCAAGAGCGATACTACTAAACTCAAAACAGCCTATAACGATGGATATAAAAGTGCGTGAAGCTCTGGTATACGCAGTAAATAAACAAGATATAGTTAGTGGTATACTAAATGGTACCGAAAAAGTGGCTGATACACTATTTGCAAAGACAACACCATATGCAAATATAGAACTTGTGGCTAAAAAATTTGATCCAACAAAGGCAGCACAGATTTTAGACGAAGCGGGATATAAAAAGGGCGATGATGGATACAGATACAAAGACAATGTTAAACTTAGTTTAAGACTTTATTTTAACATCAATAACGCCCAAGAAAAAGTCATCAGTGAATACATACAAAGCAACTTTAAAGACATCGGCATCGAGCTAAAAATTTACGGCGAAGAGAAACAAGCATTTTTAAATCGTCAAAAAAATGGCGATTTTGACCTTCAATACTCCCTATCTTGGGGCATACCATATGATCCACAATCATACATTTCATCGTGGCGAACACCGACTCACGGTGACTATCAAGCCCAACTAGGACTTGAAAAAAAAGAGTGGCTAGATACTAAAATAAAACAAATTCTTATCGAGCCAGATGAGCTTAAACGCACACAAATGTATAAAGAAATTTTTACATATATCCACGAAAGCAACATTTATATACCGCTTAGCTATTCACGCACAAAAGCGGTTTTCGTACCAAATTTAAAAGGCGTTGGCTTTAATATCTCACAATACGAGATACCATTTGAAAAAATGCATTTTGAATAG
- a CDS encoding ABC transporter permease: MKTYALKRIALAPILLLCVSFGVFCLLNLNSINPAEVALRVNDITVTPQALSDMQRELGLNKPFFVRYIAWLSEAISGNLGLSYVTRTPVLDEIFHALPITLSLALCTLILILALSFSLGIYCGLHENSLGDRMARAFIFLSSAMPSFWFGLILILIFSVNLNLFDTSGYNGFKSLVLPSITLSIVHTSTYARMLRNTMISVSSQPFIAYAKARGLSKNLINRHIIKNALKPCIIALGMSVPKFIAGTFVVESIFGLNGVGRVCLQAIFSRDYPLISAHILLLSSAFIIFNLTADILVRKLDKRIQI; this comes from the coding sequence ATGAAAACATACGCTCTAAAACGCATCGCTTTAGCACCGATACTGCTACTTTGCGTATCGTTTGGAGTATTTTGTCTATTAAATTTAAACTCAATTAATCCAGCCGAAGTCGCTCTGCGTGTCAATGATATAACGGTAACACCACAAGCGTTATCTGATATGCAGCGTGAGCTTGGACTAAATAAGCCATTTTTTGTTAGATATATAGCTTGGCTAAGCGAAGCTATAAGTGGAAATTTAGGGCTTAGCTACGTTACACGCACGCCCGTTTTAGATGAAATTTTTCATGCATTGCCTATCACGCTAAGTCTTGCTCTTTGCACTCTTATTTTGATACTAGCTTTGAGTTTTTCTTTGGGAATTTACTGTGGTTTGCATGAAAATTCGCTAGGCGATAGGATGGCTAGGGCTTTTATATTTTTATCATCAGCAATGCCTAGTTTTTGGTTTGGGCTTATACTGATTTTGATATTTTCGGTAAATTTAAATTTATTTGATACAAGCGGTTATAATGGTTTTAAAAGCCTTGTGCTACCTAGTATCACGCTAAGTATAGTCCATACTAGCACATATGCTAGAATGCTTAGAAACACTATGATAAGCGTCAGTTCACAGCCATTCATTGCCTACGCAAAGGCTCGTGGGCTAAGCAAAAATTTAATCAACCGCCATATCATTAAAAACGCTCTTAAACCCTGTATAATCGCACTTGGTATGTCCGTGCCAAAGTTCATAGCTGGCACATTTGTCGTTGAGAGCATATTTGGACTTAATGGTGTTGGTCGAGTATGTTTGCAAGCGATTTTTAGCAGGGATTATCCACTTATATCAGCTCATATTTTACTGCTTAGCTCAGCTTTTATAATCTTTAATCTCACTGCCGATATACTCGTGCGAAAGCTAGATAAAAGGATACAAATATGA
- a CDS encoding ABC transporter ATP-binding protein yields the protein MLCVKNLYKFYGDKMVLNDINFTIKKGSCTAIIGESGSGKSTLARLILGLEKADSGEILYENLSLTKWKNSSKNTLSVVFQDYNTSINPNFKVREILSEPFWGRKDDINFKEILNNVWLNETFLDRYSHELSGGQLQRICIARAIAIKPKILVLDEPLSSLDVSVGFEILKLLKDLKQRLDMSFIFITHDLESVAFLCDRVIVLRNGVIDDDINLKNIDKSSFSDYTKRLISSVIPINLKGNSV from the coding sequence ATGCTTTGCGTAAAAAATTTGTATAAATTTTATGGTGATAAAATGGTGCTAAACGATATAAATTTCACTATCAAAAAGGGCTCTTGCACCGCCATAATCGGCGAAAGCGGAAGTGGCAAAAGCACGCTTGCTAGGTTGATTTTAGGATTAGAAAAGGCTGATAGTGGAGAAATTTTATATGAAAACTTAAGCTTAACAAAATGGAAAAATAGCAGTAAAAATACTCTAAGCGTAGTTTTTCAAGACTACAACACATCTATAAATCCAAATTTTAAGGTCAGAGAAATTTTATCTGAGCCATTTTGGGGACGCAAAGATGATATAAATTTCAAAGAGATTTTAAACAATGTTTGGCTTAATGAAACATTTTTAGATCGCTATTCACATGAGCTTAGTGGCGGACAACTGCAACGCATCTGTATTGCTCGTGCAATAGCTATAAAACCAAAAATTTTAGTACTTGACGAGCCACTTAGTTCGCTTGATGTAAGCGTTGGATTTGAGATACTTAAACTACTAAAAGATCTAAAACAAAGGCTTGATATGAGCTTTATTTTTATCACTCACGATCTTGAGAGTGTGGCATTTTTATGCGATCGTGTAATCGTGTTGCGTAATGGCGTAATAGATGATGATATAAATTTAAAAAATATTGATAAATCAAGTTTTAGTGACTATACAAAAAGACTAATAAGCTCGGTAATACCGATAAATTTAAAGGGTAACAGTGTTTGA
- a CDS encoding GNAT family N-acetyltransferase: MFENIKIKRVDLDHFEKVEKFLYLQCKCCYQNRIDDKRFSQIKARLKCEIMMARSALFGAFIGDELVGCIFIGEYDKRIKILHDQVCGNVAEISRCYVKAELRRMGIGKALFRKALKFAKNYDYEQLYLHTHYFLPGGFLFWKSVGFDVVLDEKDDWQTVHMQLMLKQNINFYGRKCGGHERI, from the coding sequence GTGTTTGAAAATATCAAGATAAAAAGGGTTGATTTAGATCATTTTGAAAAGGTTGAAAAATTTTTATACTTACAATGCAAATGCTGTTATCAAAACCGCATAGATGATAAGCGATTTAGTCAAATAAAAGCTAGACTAAAATGTGAAATAATGATGGCAAGAAGTGCGTTATTTGGAGCATTTATCGGCGATGAGCTAGTAGGATGTATATTTATCGGTGAGTATGATAAACGTATAAAAATACTTCACGATCAAGTTTGTGGCAATGTTGCCGAAATTTCAAGATGTTATGTCAAGGCCGAGCTTAGGCGTATGGGTATAGGAAAGGCTTTATTTCGCAAAGCTTTAAAATTTGCTAAAAATTACGACTACGAGCAGCTTTATCTACATACGCACTATTTTTTACCTGGTGGATTTTTATTTTGGAAAAGTGTTGGATTTGACGTGGTATTAGATGAAAAGGATGATTGGCAGACTGTGCATATGCAACTTATGCTAAAACAAAATATAAATTTTTATGGCAGAAAATGTGGTGGCCACGAAAGGATTTAA
- the opp1C gene encoding nickel/cobalt ABC transporter permease → MRDIVINFRKNFLTLISIFIILMVIFLGIFANFIAPNDPLTPNLANKFASFSITYPLGTDHLGRCVLSRLIYGIRTTLFLAFITIFITIFLSTIIGTLAGYFNFFGNVIMRVCDAMLAFPAELFILSIVGFLGVGVANIIIATIIAKSAWYIRMIYTFTLEYKNVNFILFSRASGISDTTIICKHILPCISKDIILLISLDVGWVILSLSALSFLGLGVQAPTPEWGMMLNEAKNVLSVAPFQTLPSGVCILVVVLAFNFLGDSLSETLDKRRYMQIKLAK, encoded by the coding sequence ATGAGAGATATTGTCATAAATTTTAGGAAAAATTTTTTAACTCTTATCTCAATTTTTATCATTTTGATGGTGATATTTTTGGGTATTTTTGCAAATTTTATCGCTCCAAATGATCCGCTCACACCAAATCTAGCAAACAAATTTGCTTCGTTTAGCATAACCTATCCGCTTGGGACAGATCATCTTGGCAGATGTGTGCTTTCAAGGCTCATTTATGGTATCCGCACGACGCTATTTTTAGCGTTTATAACGATATTTATAACGATATTTTTAAGCACTATCATAGGTACACTCGCTGGATATTTTAATTTTTTTGGCAATGTAATTATGAGAGTCTGCGATGCAATGTTGGCTTTTCCAGCGGAACTTTTTATCCTTTCTATAGTTGGATTTTTAGGCGTTGGCGTAGCAAATATCATCATCGCAACTATCATTGCAAAAAGTGCATGGTATATACGTATGATATACACTTTTACGCTTGAATATAAAAACGTAAATTTTATACTTTTTTCACGTGCAAGTGGCATTAGCGACACGACTATCATATGCAAACACATACTCCCTTGTATATCCAAAGATATAATTTTACTTATTTCGCTTGATGTAGGCTGGGTGATACTAAGTCTTTCAGCCTTGTCTTTTTTAGGGCTTGGGGTGCAAGCACCAACACCTGAGTGGGGAATGATGCTAAATGAAGCTAAAAACGTTCTAAGCGTCGCACCATTTCAGACGCTACCCTCAGGTGTGTGTATACTAGTTGTAGTTTTAGCCTTTAACTTTTTGGGCGATAGCTTATCAGAGACACTTGATAAAAGACGCTACATGCAAATAAAGTTGGCAAAATGA